The following are from one region of the Paraglaciecola sp. L1A13 genome:
- a CDS encoding undecaprenyl-phosphate glucose phosphotransferase, translating to MLNKSPGGIIQSNQSSFSTLYRLVDMIIITLIYFLVLLYQGLPIGSSDLLLLFVSIISYMLCAEAVDLYRSWRTASNTLMIKWAMVAWGISSLVTTTYAFIFPDTIVASNFVIISWLVICAPTLVGWRVVFREILFRHRKHGHNTRRAIIIGATQSGYSLANQIMENDQLGIIFKGMYDDRAPARIPHEIQHEVRGTIEDAIKLAKASEVDYIYIAMPMSAEKRIMQILNMCSDTTATVSIIPNFFMYNLLNARWQSVGSIQTLSVFDTPFQGAGDITKRLEDIVVSSLILMMIAIPMLFIALAVKFTSKGPVIFKQNRYGLDGQMIKVYKFRSMTVQDNGDSVQQATKNDVRITPLGAFLRKTSLDELPQFINVLQGRMSVVGPRPHAVAHNEEYRKLIEGYMLRHKVRPGITGWAQINGFRGETETINKMIKRVEYDLDYIHRWSVWLDIRIILATVTRGFINKNAY from the coding sequence ATGCTTAACAAAAGCCCTGGCGGCATAATTCAAAGTAATCAAAGTAGTTTTTCTACGCTGTATCGTTTAGTCGATATGATCATCATTACTTTAATCTACTTTCTTGTTTTGCTATATCAGGGGTTGCCGATCGGCTCATCTGATTTATTATTACTTTTTGTCAGCATTATTTCTTATATGCTCTGTGCTGAAGCCGTAGATTTATACCGCTCTTGGCGTACTGCGTCGAATACATTGATGATTAAATGGGCGATGGTTGCGTGGGGAATATCATCTCTTGTTACCACTACTTACGCGTTTATTTTCCCCGACACCATTGTGGCATCAAACTTCGTTATTATATCTTGGTTAGTTATCTGTGCCCCTACCCTTGTGGGCTGGCGGGTGGTGTTTCGTGAAATATTATTCCGTCACCGTAAACATGGTCACAATACACGTAGGGCGATTATTATTGGTGCAACACAATCCGGTTATAGCTTGGCAAATCAGATTATGGAAAATGATCAATTGGGCATCATTTTCAAAGGTATGTACGACGATAGAGCGCCGGCGCGTATCCCCCATGAAATTCAGCACGAAGTCAGGGGCACGATTGAGGATGCGATTAAGTTAGCCAAAGCAAGTGAAGTGGACTACATCTACATTGCCATGCCTATGAGTGCAGAAAAGCGCATTATGCAAATTTTGAACATGTGCAGTGACACCACAGCTACCGTTTCAATTATTCCAAACTTCTTTATGTATAACTTGCTTAATGCTCGTTGGCAGAGTGTGGGTTCGATACAAACTTTGAGCGTATTTGATACGCCTTTTCAAGGTGCTGGCGATATAACGAAGCGTCTTGAAGATATTGTTGTTTCTTCGCTTATTTTAATGATGATCGCCATCCCAATGCTATTTATTGCTCTTGCCGTCAAATTCACCTCAAAAGGGCCCGTTATTTTCAAACAAAATCGTTATGGCTTAGATGGCCAGATGATTAAGGTTTACAAGTTTCGCTCTATGACAGTGCAAGATAACGGCGATAGCGTGCAGCAAGCGACTAAAAACGATGTGCGTATTACGCCCTTAGGCGCTTTTTTACGCAAAACATCATTAGACGAATTGCCACAGTTTATTAATGTACTACAAGGCCGAATGTCGGTTGTTGGCCCTCGCCCCCATGCTGTGGCTCATAACGAAGAATATCGTAAATTGATTGAAGGCTATATGCTGCGTCATAAAGTACGCCCAGGCATTACCGGATGGGCACAAATCAACGGCTTTCGCGGCGAAACCGAAACCATTAATAAGATGATTAAACGAGTTGAATACGATTTAGACTATATTCATCGTTGGTCAGTGTGGTTGGACATTCGAATTATTCTCGCTACTGTTACGCGTGGCTTTATAAATAAGAACGCCTACTAA